From the Lysobacterales bacterium genome, one window contains:
- a CDS encoding outer membrane protein transport protein produces MKKILPLAIGAALLTAASSAFAITDEEGNASLQFNFSAPGARSLAMGGAFIGLADDATAAFSNPAGLVQLAAKEISFEQRINDYSTEYVRGGNYTTDPFSTDSLRYDVAESDTRSPSFLSFVWPHENWAVAVYRHEFLNFDTAFDSLGATGDDGGRVFPFAADIDVRITNFGLSGAFKATDALSLGISLNNYNLDLDSSTRRFTNVGDTLVRFSTQQQGNDGAFGFSIGGQYRINDQWQTGLVYRHAPEFKYTASIVPGSIAFTRIDKAAYFNTPDLFGAGVVYRPTDALTVALDVSHIMYSELTDDMQSNFMLDDSGAAARAALDPLQIDDGVEIRLGMEYTFTELKVPFSLRAGMWRDPEHTVRFVGEPANAGDALANAVLFSTGDNELHTSLGFGWAFEKVQIDAAFDGSDRNETIALSGVVRF; encoded by the coding sequence ATGAAGAAGATCCTTCCCCTGGCCATCGGTGCCGCGCTGTTGACGGCTGCATCCAGCGCATTCGCGATCACCGATGAGGAAGGCAATGCCTCCCTCCAGTTCAATTTTTCCGCGCCGGGCGCGCGCTCGCTGGCGATGGGCGGTGCCTTCATCGGCCTCGCCGATGACGCGACCGCTGCCTTTTCGAACCCGGCCGGACTGGTGCAGCTGGCCGCCAAGGAAATCTCGTTCGAACAGCGCATCAACGACTACAGCACCGAGTACGTGCGCGGCGGCAACTACACGACCGATCCGTTCAGTACCGACAGCCTGCGTTACGACGTCGCCGAGAGCGATACGCGCAGCCCGTCCTTCCTGTCCTTCGTCTGGCCGCACGAGAATTGGGCGGTGGCGGTCTATCGCCACGAGTTCCTGAACTTCGATACGGCATTCGATTCGCTCGGCGCGACCGGCGACGACGGTGGCCGCGTCTTCCCGTTCGCGGCGGACATCGACGTCCGCATCACGAATTTCGGCTTGTCCGGCGCCTTCAAGGCCACCGATGCCCTGTCACTCGGCATCAGCCTGAACAACTACAACCTCGACCTCGATTCGAGCACCCGCCGCTTCACCAACGTCGGCGATACCCTGGTGCGCTTTTCGACGCAGCAGCAGGGCAACGACGGTGCGTTCGGCTTCAGCATCGGTGGCCAGTATCGAATCAACGACCAGTGGCAGACCGGCCTGGTCTACCGCCATGCACCCGAGTTCAAGTACACCGCCAGCATCGTTCCGGGAAGCATCGCCTTCACCCGGATCGACAAGGCCGCGTATTTCAATACGCCCGACCTGTTCGGTGCCGGCGTGGTCTATCGCCCGACCGATGCACTGACCGTGGCGCTCGACGTGTCGCACATCATGTATTCGGAATTGACCGACGACATGCAGTCGAATTTCATGCTCGATGACAGTGGTGCCGCCGCTCGTGCGGCGCTTGATCCGCTGCAGATCGACGACGGCGTCGAAATCCGTCTCGGCATGGAATACACCTTCACCGAACTGAAGGTGCCGTTCTCGCTGCGCGCCGGCATGTGGCGCGACCCGGAACACACCGTGCGTTTCGTCGGCGAACCGGCCAATGCCGGCGATGCGCTTGCGAACGCCGTGCTGTTCTCGACCGGTGACAACGAGTTGCACACGTCCTTGGGCTTCGGCTGGGCCTTCGAAAAGGTGCAGATCGACGCCGCGTTCGACGGCTCCGACCGCAACGAAACCATCGCACTGTCGGGCGTGGTCCGCTTCTGA
- a CDS encoding protein kinase: protein MSSAPAFNIPGYELIRELGVGGMATVHLAIQSSLDRKVAIKVMRRNIDDAEKFERRFLVEGRTLAKLPHRNIVAVYDIVKSDAATYISMEYLEGGTLHEKMRSGLSLAEAVAIVVQIAGALQFAHDHGIVHRDLKPANIMFRDELTPVLTDFGIARQQDASQTRLTQTGMLVGTPTYMSPEQINALEVDGRSDLYSLGVMFYELLTGRPPFQGETPIAVLMAHLTSPPPPLPPQFGEFQPILDRMLAKGRDERYGNLKEFTKALKAIVVNNDRLWERLQADPNQSSSEQLRALGFSVSSSTALDPVQQGVPSKRQLPQPQQPVAATQVARPKVDPAAATQISNPALRPATRVPARSGRGLWIGVGALVALGVAAAAWWALRPREDIDPRIRGEVDARLVVIDRYIGDHKLTPPPIGDNALDLLQAVQQRAPNYSGTTQRTLSLVAALKAEAQTRKERGEFIDAEAALGFASSLAPEDAGIATLRAGIAEARTRSEQAAKVRELLVKADAASAAGRDLGADSAYALLRQAAQLAPADPALGAAQQKLLARLLAPSRAALQAGDVGAAQSRLDALAAALGNDPEWRKLRDEIAGARDVADRAARVATLQAQFDAQLRARRYAEPVGDNALESLNALRQLDAAAADARGATLGDALLADARALLGRGDASAALTTVELALRVRPDAVDAVAFKREVEGKLSADQRRVAGLLGQAQQALSERRYFAPAGQNAAELLEELLKLDAAHAEARRLRDGLASGALDAARALAQAERIEDALALANQVRQRYPADRSAPALVEQLQRQQLAAAAAAQRTVVLDRVLAAAAQRPLDAKSFKAGVVDVATLLKRNPKDVDAGTARQRLLDALRESADSATDLPGLGGLDALFADYRRSFGEDPEMTATVTAARARLEQEERVRLAATAGDLVLLALPWGEVESVTDLQRKSTLALPVDRVTPLRLHLPAGVYRVSFKHPSGARSTAQATVKAGAETISSAAFAALDAKEYLRRAGF from the coding sequence ATGAGCTCAGCGCCCGCCTTCAACATCCCCGGTTACGAGCTGATCCGAGAACTCGGGGTGGGCGGCATGGCGACGGTCCATCTGGCGATCCAGAGTTCGCTGGATCGCAAGGTCGCGATCAAGGTGATGCGCCGTAACATCGACGACGCCGAGAAGTTCGAGCGCCGGTTCCTGGTCGAGGGGCGGACCCTCGCGAAGCTGCCGCACCGGAACATCGTCGCGGTCTACGACATCGTCAAGAGCGATGCCGCGACCTATATCTCGATGGAGTATCTGGAAGGTGGCACGCTGCACGAGAAGATGCGCAGCGGCCTGTCGCTGGCCGAAGCGGTCGCCATCGTCGTGCAAATCGCCGGCGCGCTGCAGTTCGCGCACGACCACGGCATCGTCCATCGCGACCTGAAACCCGCGAACATCATGTTCCGCGATGAATTGACGCCGGTGCTGACCGACTTCGGCATCGCGCGTCAGCAGGATGCGTCGCAGACGCGTCTGACCCAGACCGGGATGCTCGTCGGCACGCCGACGTACATGAGCCCCGAGCAGATCAATGCGCTGGAAGTCGATGGTCGATCCGACCTCTACAGCCTCGGCGTGATGTTTTACGAGCTGTTGACCGGACGTCCGCCGTTCCAGGGAGAGACGCCGATCGCGGTGCTGATGGCGCACTTGACCAGTCCGCCGCCGCCGCTGCCACCGCAGTTCGGCGAGTTCCAGCCGATCCTCGACCGCATGCTGGCCAAGGGGCGTGACGAACGCTACGGCAACCTCAAGGAATTCACCAAGGCCTTGAAGGCGATCGTCGTCAACAACGACCGTCTGTGGGAGCGGTTGCAGGCCGATCCGAACCAGAGTTCGTCCGAGCAGTTGCGGGCCTTGGGCTTTTCGGTCAGTTCCTCGACTGCGCTGGATCCGGTGCAGCAGGGGGTGCCTTCGAAGCGCCAGCTGCCGCAACCGCAACAACCGGTGGCCGCGACCCAGGTGGCCAGGCCGAAGGTCGATCCGGCCGCGGCGACGCAGATCTCGAATCCCGCCCTGCGCCCCGCGACACGGGTGCCAGCGCGCAGCGGTCGCGGTCTGTGGATCGGCGTCGGAGCGCTGGTGGCGCTCGGGGTGGCCGCTGCCGCGTGGTGGGCCTTGCGACCGCGCGAGGACATCGACCCGCGCATTCGCGGCGAAGTGGATGCGCGCCTGGTCGTGATCGACCGCTACATCGGCGACCACAAGCTGACGCCACCGCCGATCGGCGACAACGCGCTCGACCTGCTCCAGGCCGTGCAACAGCGTGCACCGAACTACTCGGGCACGACGCAGCGCACCTTGTCGCTGGTCGCCGCGTTGAAGGCTGAGGCGCAGACGCGCAAGGAGCGCGGCGAATTCATCGATGCCGAAGCGGCGCTGGGATTCGCGAGTTCGCTGGCGCCCGAAGATGCCGGCATCGCGACACTGCGCGCCGGCATTGCCGAGGCGCGCACGCGCAGCGAGCAGGCGGCCAAGGTCAGGGAACTTCTGGTCAAGGCCGATGCCGCGAGTGCAGCCGGTCGTGATCTTGGCGCCGACAGCGCCTACGCCTTGTTGCGTCAGGCGGCGCAGCTCGCGCCGGCGGATCCTGCCCTCGGTGCCGCACAGCAGAAGCTGTTGGCGCGCTTGCTGGCGCCGAGTCGTGCGGCACTGCAGGCCGGCGATGTCGGCGCGGCGCAGTCGCGACTGGATGCCTTGGCGGCGGCGCTGGGCAACGATCCGGAGTGGCGCAAGTTGCGCGACGAGATTGCCGGTGCGCGTGATGTCGCCGACCGCGCGGCCCGCGTAGCGACGCTGCAGGCGCAGTTCGATGCCCAGTTGCGCGCGCGACGTTATGCCGAACCCGTCGGCGACAATGCCCTGGAATCGCTGAATGCATTGCGCCAGCTCGACGCCGCGGCCGCCGATGCGCGTGGTGCCACGCTCGGCGACGCCCTGCTCGCGGATGCACGCGCACTGCTCGGACGCGGCGATGCTTCGGCGGCGCTGACGACGGTGGAACTGGCTTTGCGCGTGCGGCCGGATGCGGTCGATGCGGTGGCGTTCAAACGTGAGGTCGAGGGCAAGCTCAGCGCCGATCAGCGCCGTGTCGCCGGACTGCTCGGACAGGCACAGCAGGCGCTGTCCGAACGTCGCTACTTCGCGCCGGCGGGCCAGAACGCGGCCGAGTTGCTGGAAGAGTTGCTGAAGCTCGACGCGGCGCATGCCGAGGCGCGACGCCTGCGCGACGGCTTGGCGAGCGGCGCGCTCGATGCGGCGCGCGCGCTGGCTCAGGCCGAGCGCATCGAGGACGCGTTGGCGCTGGCCAACCAGGTGCGCCAGCGCTATCCGGCCGATCGCAGCGCTCCGGCGTTGGTCGAGCAATTGCAGCGTCAGCAGTTGGCCGCTGCGGCGGCGGCGCAACGGACGGTCGTGCTGGACCGGGTACTCGCAGCGGCAGCGCAGCGCCCGCTGGATGCCAAGTCATTCAAGGCCGGCGTGGTCGACGTCGCCACGCTGCTGAAGCGCAATCCCAAGGATGTCGATGCCGGTACGGCACGTCAGCGTCTGCTCGATGCCTTGCGCGAGTCGGCCGACAGTGCGACCGACCTGCCAGGCCTCGGCGGACTCGATGCCCTGTTTGCGGATTACCGGCGCAGCTTCGGCGAGGATCCCGAGATGACCGCGACGGTCACTGCCGCACGCGCGCGACTCGAACAGGAGGAACGCGTGCGTCTAGCCGCAACGGCAGGGGATCTCGTGCTGCTGGCCCTGCCCTGGGGAGAAGTCGAGTCGGTGACCGACCTGCAGCGCAAGTCGACGCTGGCATTGCCGGTCGATCGCGTCACACCCTTGCGCCTGCACCTGCCGGCCGGTGTCTATCGCGTCAGTTTCAAGCATCCGAGCGGTGCGCGCAGCACTGCGCAAGCAACGGTCAAAGCCGGGGCCGAGACGATCAGTTCGGCGGCATTCGCGGCCCTCGATGCCAAGGAGTACCTGCGTCGTGCGGGCTTCTGA
- a CDS encoding sigma-70 family RNA polymerase sigma factor codes for MLGSVSSHFAIDVPGSLIERGAHGDVRAFEQIYRLFERPVYTLALRMLGDADEAQDILHDAMLQLFRKLGQFRGDAPFWGWLRQIAVNEALMRLRRRGVVETVDEMPEPEDCHSPSPEHQRDLERALSGLPQVTRSVVWLYHVEGYSHEEIAESFGKSVSFSKSQLARGTQKLRALYEAPQARVAYA; via the coding sequence ATCCTAGGTTCCGTGAGCAGCCACTTCGCCATCGATGTTCCCGGGAGCCTGATCGAGCGCGGTGCGCACGGCGATGTTCGCGCCTTCGAACAGATCTACCGATTGTTCGAGCGCCCGGTCTACACCCTGGCGCTGCGCATGCTCGGTGATGCCGACGAGGCCCAGGACATCCTGCACGACGCCATGTTGCAGCTGTTCCGCAAGCTTGGCCAGTTTCGTGGCGACGCGCCGTTCTGGGGCTGGCTGCGCCAGATCGCGGTGAACGAGGCGCTGATGCGCCTGCGCCGCCGGGGCGTCGTCGAGACCGTCGACGAAATGCCCGAACCCGAGGACTGCCACTCGCCATCGCCGGAACACCAGCGCGATCTCGAACGCGCCTTGAGCGGACTGCCGCAGGTCACCCGCAGCGTCGTCTGGCTGTACCACGTCGAAGGTTATTCGCACGAGGAGATCGCCGAGAGCTTCGGCAAGTCGGTCAGCTTCTCGAAATCGCAACTGGCGCGCGGCACGCAGAAATTGCGCGCGCTCTACGAGGCGCCGCAGGCGCGGGTGGCTTATGCCTGA
- a CDS encoding PDZ domain-containing protein, which yields MTLKPTLMAAALMLALGNVFAAEPSAAEQAAARKELDAARSELRELTRRIADLSMQLGDHGPRAFAFEFAGEPRRALIGVVLAADDKGAKIAAVTPGGPAAKAGLKAGDLIVAVNGKAMGQSKAAVDGVRDTIGALEAGTQVTVRYLRDGKSADAKMIAERRDAGDWVGMLDLPNRAPIAKIEGLPERIERDVQVIINGEGGPGLRALHELERGPMGEHLRIIAGGGLDLNLTRINAGLGQYFGATSGVLVLENEGGKLPQIKAGDVIQVIDGQPVDSVPGAMRLLTSKAPGQVLNVEVLRDRKKLVLAVEAPERDELFFRTPPPTPPAPPTPPAAPAPPAPPTPPAEAARDTVRSIEWARPAPKAELRITRRDALVDA from the coding sequence ATGACACTGAAACCGACCCTGATGGCCGCCGCGCTGATGCTTGCGCTCGGCAATGTTTTCGCCGCCGAACCCAGCGCGGCCGAACAGGCCGCCGCACGCAAGGAGCTCGACGCCGCGCGCAGCGAGCTGCGCGAACTCACCCGCCGCATCGCCGACCTGTCGATGCAACTCGGCGACCATGGCCCGCGCGCGTTCGCCTTCGAGTTTGCCGGCGAACCACGTCGCGCCCTGATCGGCGTGGTGCTCGCGGCCGACGACAAGGGCGCGAAGATCGCCGCGGTGACGCCGGGCGGCCCGGCTGCGAAAGCAGGCCTCAAGGCCGGTGATCTGATCGTCGCGGTGAATGGCAAGGCCATGGGTCAGAGCAAGGCCGCGGTCGACGGCGTGCGCGACACCATCGGCGCGCTCGAGGCCGGCACCCAGGTGACGGTGCGTTACCTGCGCGATGGCAAGTCCGCGGACGCGAAGATGATTGCGGAACGTCGCGACGCCGGCGACTGGGTCGGCATGCTCGACCTGCCAAACCGCGCGCCGATCGCCAAGATCGAGGGCTTGCCGGAACGCATCGAGCGCGATGTCCAGGTCATCATCAATGGCGAGGGCGGTCCCGGCCTGCGTGCGCTGCACGAACTCGAGCGCGGCCCGATGGGCGAACATCTGCGCATCATCGCCGGTGGCGGTCTCGACTTGAACCTGACGAGGATCAATGCCGGGCTCGGCCAATATTTCGGTGCGACCAGCGGCGTGCTGGTGCTGGAGAACGAGGGCGGCAAACTGCCGCAGATCAAGGCCGGCGACGTGATCCAGGTGATCGACGGCCAGCCGGTCGACAGCGTGCCCGGCGCGATGCGCCTGCTCACGTCGAAGGCGCCGGGACAAGTCTTGAACGTCGAAGTGCTGCGCGACCGCAAGAAGCTGGTGCTCGCCGTGGAAGCACCGGAACGCGACGAACTGTTCTTCCGGACACCGCCTCCGACACCGCCCGCCCCACCGACCCCGCCGGCTGCGCCCGCACCACCGGCACCGCCGACTCCGCCGGCGGAAGCCGCTCGGGACACGGTCCGGTCCATCGAGTGGGCCAGGCCGGCACCGAAGGCAGAACTGCGCATCACACGCCGCGATGCACTCGTCGATGCGTGA
- a CDS encoding aldo/keto reductase, whose product MQYRRLGQSGLQLSALSYGAWVTFGNQLGRGEARELIAQCLDTGVNFFDNAETYANGEAERIMGDVLVDLRVPRDAFCVSSKVFFGAVDDPKPTQRGLSHKHIRDACDQALARLRVDYLDLYFCHRHDPEVPVAEVVTTMDLLIRQGKVLYWGTSEWSAEQIREAIAFAQAHGLFAPQMEQPQYNLLHRARFESELVPLAREHGLGTTVWSPLASGLLSGKYADGVPADSRLNTPGYEWLRARLLSRRDELSAGLARFAALAREIGSSQSTLALAWCLNKPQVSTVMLGATKRGQLDENFAALALAERLDTDLMARIESCFPLI is encoded by the coding sequence ATGCAATACCGGCGCCTCGGCCAATCCGGCCTGCAGTTGTCAGCATTGTCTTACGGCGCCTGGGTCACCTTCGGCAACCAGCTCGGACGGGGCGAGGCGCGCGAGTTGATCGCGCAGTGCCTCGATACCGGCGTCAATTTCTTCGACAACGCCGAGACCTACGCAAATGGCGAAGCCGAGCGCATCATGGGCGACGTGCTGGTCGACCTGCGTGTGCCGCGCGATGCGTTCTGCGTGTCGAGCAAGGTGTTTTTCGGCGCCGTCGATGACCCGAAGCCGACGCAACGCGGGCTGTCGCACAAGCACATTCGCGATGCCTGCGACCAGGCCTTGGCGCGGTTGCGCGTCGACTATCTCGATCTGTATTTCTGCCATCGCCACGATCCCGAGGTGCCGGTCGCGGAAGTGGTGACGACCATGGACCTGCTGATTCGGCAGGGCAAGGTGCTGTACTGGGGCACCAGCGAATGGTCGGCCGAACAGATCCGCGAAGCGATCGCGTTCGCGCAAGCGCATGGACTGTTTGCGCCGCAGATGGAACAGCCGCAATACAACCTGCTGCATCGCGCCCGCTTCGAGAGCGAACTGGTGCCGCTGGCCCGAGAACACGGGCTCGGCACCACGGTCTGGTCGCCGCTCGCCTCCGGTCTGCTCAGCGGCAAGTACGCGGACGGTGTGCCCGCGGATTCGCGCTTGAATACGCCCGGCTACGAGTGGTTGCGCGCGCGCCTGTTGTCGCGACGAGATGAACTGAGTGCCGGACTGGCGCGCTTTGCGGCGCTCGCGCGGGAGATCGGCAGTTCGCAATCGACACTCGCGCTGGCCTGGTGCCTGAACAAGCCGCAGGTGTCGACGGTGATGCTCGGTGCAACGAAACGGGGCCAGCTCGACGAGAACTTTGCCGCGCTGGCGCTGGCCGAACGACTCGACACGGACCTGATGGCGCGCATCGAATCGTGTTTTCCGCTGATCTAG